The nucleotide sequence TTAAGCTATGAGTATCAGTTAAATCAACAAGTTTATTAATTGCATAGATTCAATAGATGCTCTTATCAGCGCTGCTGTACCTGAACATGGTTGACAGAgtttgctgatgtccagatgtgtggtctggtttgtgatgggattgttgatcacacagctgtagctgtttttctcctgatattccacctccagaggtagagagagactgatgctgagatcagacacactgatgctggacaataaactgtgtcctttgtaccaggagagagtcacatgacccacattcaccactgaacacaacaatgaacaattctgctgtgatgatgaagatgatgatgaacagTCTCTGGTtatgacaggaacaggaagacgaGCTGAAAACATGAGCAAACAAGTCTGGATAAATCTAATCATTAGTCCTATTTTTCATTTGATGTGTTTAAAAATGGTTTTGTGttcacagtgagtgtgtgtgtgtgtgtgtgtgagtgagtgtcatcttaaacaatacaattatttaaaaattcaatatgtaaaaaatacaaaataatatataaggGCATACAAATGATCTCTGctcaccatagacagaaacatGATATGTTTGTGATGATAGTTTTGCTCGACGTATCTCTAGTTGATATTCTCCAGTGTGTtcagttctggtgtttgtgatggtcagagatccagtctgtctgtccagcttcagtctgtctctgaatctaccGTCAGGAACATCAGATGTGGAGAAGACTCCAGCAGCTCTCCTGATTTGAGCTATCAGAGATTTTTCAGCTCCATATTTCCACAGTATCTCATCGTCTTCAggtatttcagtaagatcagtgtttagagtgactgaatctccctccatcactgacactgactcactAAACACACCTGGAGAATAAACAGATTTCACACTGATTAAgatttctgttgttttgtttgtaaaatgtGTATTAAAGAACAGCAGCAGAGACAGACACTCATTTCATTGTTATGGTGTTTTATCAGCTGTGCAGTAAAATACAAGAGTAAAGTTACACAAGTTCAAGCATGAAAGTACAAGTTTATTAATGCTGCTCACATTCAATACACAATACATTTCTTCTATGAATGGGATATTTTCATACAAGACAAATCCAGCTCACAGTATCTCACTCatagttttactgcattttgacCAATGAATTAACATCACTTTTACAGTTGTTCATTATTACTATGTAttattaagcatttatttttgtatacatttttatttggctGGGGAAGAGTTGCAAAATGTCACTttcaatgaacacttaaaaaaaaaaacatgttttaaagtgttttttaaaacatttttgtgccTCTATTATACTTAATTTTATAATGTCCATTACATTTCAATTGACTTTAATATGCTCAAAAATTATTTCTCATGATTTCTGATGCATGCAAATTGAAAACACAAATAGAAACCTGAATCTTAACTGGATGAaaatacttttgaacagtaacatTAGTTTATTGCTCTGAAGCAGAATGAAgctgtaaaatgtttaataacttaCCAATCAGACGCCAGAagaacaaacagaacaaaacaaatgtgtgaaTCATTTTCTTTAAGTGTCTAAAGTAATAATACTGTCCACCAAATACATTCTGACTGTTAATCTAATGTCTGAATCCTCCCCCGACAGTTAGATCCTCctttagttcacacacacacacgctaaacAGTGTGTagttatgtaaaatataatgtataacatggttttgttaatgtttaatgattttatatgACATAATACTGTTTTATGTTATGAAGTTCTTTGAAAGCATGTATGTTTTCTGAATTCAATTAGACACGAAACGTAACTTCGTCATCGCACTATAGGCTACAATTACTGGCAGTGAGGAACAAAttactttcactttcatcagTCGCCAGTTGATAGCCCCTGCCTAAAAGAATACATTGGTGCTCATCACTGAACACAGCAGAATATAATCATCAAGGATCTCTtgctataatacaatacaatactccCACCGTGTGGGCTATTTATGGAAGCTCGTTTCCGCCactaaattaagaaattaattaaaaaataaattaataaagaaatagcaactttttatcttttataaaatgtatatctcGCATTGTCTAtatatcgcaattctgagaaaaattcaGAATGAATGGTAAGATAAAAGCTGCAAATTAGGccttcctttattttttttaaaggtaggcctacctttctttaataaataaataaataaacattgtttttcattgtctaaatatataataaataaattcagacgAGCAGTTTGTGATTTTCTGCCTTTATTGAACATTACTGCATTTGGTCTATTTTGCAACATGATTCAATTAAAACACATGCACACGGGAGACATTTTACCACACAAGGCTACATCCAGATTTATTTAATAACCCATGAAGCACTTCATCCAGTAGCTTTTCTCTCCGTGACAACAAAAGCAGACTTTTATTATGTCTTTAGCGGTTAGCAGAGTAGGCGGGGAGGAGCTGAGTAAATTTATTCTGACGTCACACAACAGCATTTCGACTAGGAGCAATTGCAATTCAGATATCTTAAACTATAATTGTGACTAGTCGAAATTGAATTAGAGATATTTCTAATTACATTTGCGGATGTATGACGCGTCTATTGAAGATATCTATAAAATAATTACAGATATCTTAAATGTAGTTTTGACTAGTCATAAAGTATTTAGAGATATTTCTAATCTGATTTCTTACTAGTGCAATTATAATTGCAGATATGTCTAATTGTCATTGTCACTAGTCGAATTATAATTATGACTATCCGAATTACAATTGTGACTatccaaaattatatttatggatagtcaaaacaatgttttaaatgctaaaacggCTTGCGATATTAAGCGCGCATACAGTCGCTGCTACGGcggccttcaccatcaccgacccccactactgcatctcgcccacagcggaAGCAGAAGAAGGGTAAACACacaggtatccgggctaggctaacggctaaacCATACAAGCCagctatccccaccatcgtactggctaacgtacacTCTTTGGATAATAAACCGGACAACATCCGATTACTACATTTAACTCAGaagactgtaagagactgttgtttttttgtgttcattgaaacatggctcagcaatatggaattacatttgtttcaataataatgaaagaaactttataaaactgaacgtaactttttcagaaactatcaaaaatatgccattacaaaagaagaaaaaaaaaaaagaaaagaaaaaaaatgaactcagtcgcacaaatttaacattctcttcaaatatacttcattttttgttaatgttttccaAAGATTCGTTACCAAATTCAGTCGatataattttaaggtaaaataaaaataatcatcttatacagaactgacatttacttctggcttttcaaacgtgtatgcaggttctactttacaaaaaaaaaaaaaaagttgagtcagtttcgtttctcatccaacacgtgagaagttgagctgaacattcCTTCATTGTCTCCGTGTGTGCAGGGCGCGGACAGGTACAATATACGCTCACTCTGCTTCATTGAGcaggaaagggactcttattttgtgcagtcggctgttcgcttcctgctatctgtgcctcagacccCTTTCTTGCCTAGGTGGCTATTAATCATATGGCAATGGCCCATCGTAAGAGTTGACATTTACCCCTACTGCAACCTCTTCACTGTCTGACTCCATTACGAAGAGATGAGATTTACCGGCCGTTGCGTCACTTCCGATCAGATCGTTTTTCACAGCGGAAATaattttactcacaatttcttttaaaaaacgtttttaatgcacatttatgatTAGTTTCTTCACGCAAATCGAGTTCCTACACTATTTATCTACACGTTCTTTCATAGGGATCTTCAACTTGAAAGATGGGCTTTCAAATCTGTTGACTTTAGGAATCTTTGTTGCATTATGTGTCAATGATGACCGTTCAAAAATGGGGAAATGGCACTTTTCAATTTTTACTCCGAAGCTTGCATTTGTGTAACTAAAGaagtattaaacatattttaacgtCCTTTAAGACAAACTAAACAAACTTGCCTTTTGGTATCTTCATTTTTAAGGCCCTACATGTTTCAGTTCCAGAGATTATTAGAATTTCAATATTGGCTCCAGGGGTAAATCAttaaattgtacacattttccaaTTTGTCAATTCACACTAGTCAATTTGCAAAAATATGAGGAAGAAATAATGTAGAAACTAGAGATTTATCTAATTTCTTTCTGTTAAAAAAAGTGCCATAAATATTTTTCCAAAGTTTACATGCCTATAACTCAAGAAGCATTAAAGATATCACAATATGATTTTAGACTCCTGTTCTTAACTTTTCTTTTGTAAacataattcaaatttatttttctttttttattgttaaatgtgaATTTTTATAGACTGAAGTAGAGTCTGAAGTAGAGTGATTGGCAGAATCACTGATACTACATCAAACATTGAAGGTCTCTTACACGTGAAATAATGAACACTTGTTCATTCTAAACCCCAATTAAATGGGATCTTGGGTAATCTTATTTTCCATTTCATACTGTTCAGAGGtttctgtcagtgttttatttgtgctgaaatatatatttaagtaattatgaAACAGTGAAGGATCTGTAAAATCCATTTTGTAGAACCAAAACTCAACAAACACAAAGCATAAAACAAGTAAATTTGAaagttgtatcttttttttttttaaatccaactgtctttgagaaccactgatataaagcAGATTAATTGCATTTCCTCAAGCTTCCTATTAGCTTAGCagtatatacattttcttattagataaaaaagaaaaagaaaatctcagTCAGTCTTTAAGGTTTATTTGACACATTAGAATTTAGAAGACTTTATTATTATacctgtgtgatgtgtgtgttttcttttacagaaagataaagaaaagaaGGATGTGTTGTATGCTGGTGTCGCCATTAGAAGATAATACATTTTCAAACGGTCTCATAAACTTTCTTATCTGAGTGATAATTTCACTCCTGTGACACCCAGCAGTTCCTGAGTTTATGGCTGAATTTTGGGAATGGTAAAAAATGACCACATACAGCGGCAGAATATACAATTAATtctgaaatactttttattttcagtttttctctagtttttaaatgtaagcccgtttctgccactgaataaaaaaaaatgtaattgtgactttttatctcacaattctgataaataaaaaaaaagacacatttgcCACTTTTTAGCTTGCAATTGTGACATTATATATTGCAATcggactttataacttgcaattgttTATATCAAGaaattctgagataaaaagtcagaattgtgatatatcaaattttatattttaatttcagtgtCTCAAGAGCTGCTCGGTTCACAGTAAATGCCAtagatacaattaaaaaaaaactaatgtaatcTCTGTAAGTGTTATGACTTTAATTTGCTGATCATTTACATCCATCTTCCCACATTTGTAAGAAGAATCAGTTATAAATGTTTTGTCAACAAATGAGAAGCTTTAAGTTCTCCTGGAGATTTTCTGCCGAAATAAATGCGGTTTTATCATTTGAAACTAAagatatggaaaaataaataaataaataaaaatccgtACTGCATTTTCTGTTCtgcaaataagtcattttgttctACTACTTTTAGAGGCTCCTGCCAGTTTGAGGCTCTAGCAGCTCGGTTGCAAATTAAAAATAAGAGCTGCTGTGGTCTGATATTTTTCCATCTGCATAGAGATGTGGTTAGATCTGCTAGATACACAAGCAGCATCTGTATGAGCATGAGTTTATAACTGGACATCTGTGGTTAGTGTCAGTTTGTGCGCGTCTATCTTGATGCGTCAGTAGCGTGTGGTTTAACACATGACATTCCCAGTTTGACTTCTGCTTTACACAGAATAGCTTTACCAAGAAATATCCATCAGTGCTGTgctcctcaaaaaaaaagaaagaaagaaagagagagaacacatCAAAGTGTGATTATTACTGTAAAATAGGAACATATAATTTTCTTTGAATTTTCGTAGATTTTGTTTCTTGTCAGAAGTAACCTACTGTCTCGTCCTCTTTGCTCTGCAATGTTTTTCACTGCAAGAGAAAATGGACATGTGGCCTGAGAACATGAgaagtgtgaaaaataaatgtgaccctgCAGATACATTTCCTGCTCTAGCAGAGGAAGCAGAAGTAATTTCTAAGAATAACGTCTGTTGATATCATATCTTTATGTTTTACAAACATTGTATAAATAAATCTTCTTTTTCTTTGTGTAGTATTTGAGTCATAACGCCATATGACTGATCACTTTATATTACAAAATCTCTTTTAAGATGCTTTAAATCtgtaactgttttatttttaaaatagagcACTGATACTGAACAGTTACACTCTTTAGTAGTAGTTTATATCTTCTTAATTCATTCTTCTTTTAAAATCTTGTGGACTCCATTGTGCACCCCAGTAATAACTCCGAGGAATTATGAGTCAAAATACCGAATCACCACACCTAGATATTTCGAGACACTGACATCATTCGACACATCTAAAAGCAGACTAAACTTCTCATCTCCCTCATCTGATGTCATCATCTTCAGAAAACATActgcagcatatatatatatattcaatataattttaaaacattacagaaaagtttggatggcattttcattttatctgatAAAGTAGCGTTCATGAGCGTAGCTGCTTTGATTACAGCCATCACTGGAGAAACCGCTAGCTTTACCCATAGCTTCTACCGCTCTCAAAGCGCCTCCTGCTGCCAGACAATCAGCCTACACTACCAGACATAAGTTTTGAACAATAActttaatttgtgtttatttttaaagaattatcttctgctcaccaagcctgcatttatttgatccaaaatacaccAAAAGCAttacaattttgaaatatttttactatttaaaataactgctgtgtatttgaatacattttaaaatgtaatttgttcatgTGATCAAAGCTAGATTTTCTATATCAttactagtcttcagtgtcacatgatccttcagaaatcattctaatgtgccaATTTGCTGATTGTCAATATTTAAAAGTTgagtacattttttcaggattctttgatgaaagatccaaagatcagcattaatctgaaattaaaatcttcaaaagctttttttttattttagaaattatttcTTTCATTAAACAAGGATGCTTTGAATTGATCGAAATTATAATAAAGACCTTTATAAGGTTacaaaatgatttctatttcggtccgtgtatcatccgatcattcaattattccatttaatctggcaaaccaaaaacgaaataacgaatcaatattttgtttttctgtttttctgtatgaaccaaatatgaaaaactgacggttgtttcattgctttcagctcgaaacgggaaatataataaacaaggaaaccaaaacgaaataatggatcaaatttacgttttctcaatttttctttatttgttgtagtaggtctaactatttcccacggtgccgtcctgcttgctttgcgcatgcgcagtggatagtttcaaaggaatTGCGCTTACTTCCGCGTATTCCtcgcggggataaagaacacgtttttttttaatgatcacaggcatagttacagtatgtccaataacaatacaacactTAACAATACAACAGCTCTTATAGATTATATtggttaatataatgtaataaaccaatcagagatggtttaaatgtcctttgaaatcacgctaaccgcttgttttggtatgtgaggcattttaagtagatcattaattattaaatactatctatctatctatctatctatctatctatctatctctctatctatcaatcaatctatctatctacatacacacatacaatacaatacaaaaaaatataaataattgaaaaagaatacagaaagctagtgttggatgaaaaactagcagttagaataaataaataacaatttgataaaatataattagaatatatagTGCTAGAGTTCTAGggtcaaagatgaaagagatgcGTTAGATGTTTCATGAAGATGCATGTACtgcatgttatatatatttagctttgcacaattaaaaaaaaaattaaaggtgacaatgtaattaaaaaggtaatggttgacatactgtaataatgtttgttatagtattttacaattactgtatcagttaaatatattaaataattttattatactgaatttatagaaaagaacacctttattgcacagatgtactttgaaatgtaagttctagtagcaatacacacttacaaacagttctagtgcacatgtaaacaaatactgtatgcacagaactacaaagttaaatatttacattattttacagttacattgcaatctgtacaaataaaacaaattaatttattccttgtgtTATGTCTAAACCTAGGATCAGCTTATCTACTGCTGTGTGCCATTCTTCAGTTATCAAATTATTGATGTAGTATCAGGGTTGAAGTAACTATACACTTAGTAGGCCTATTGTAAATCCATGGCTTTATCAGATCTCGTCTGAATTGGCAACAAGTGAGCAGAATTCTGCTGCCTATTTCATTAGGTTGGAAAGGCAgcaagtgaaaaattatatttagcagctatgtaggaaaataactaattactttaagataaatgcagatctttgtgctttaatgatttgtattcttCCAAATTCTGCCAGCAGaatatttttattcttaattctcacctaaaataaatgaatagcctaAAGAAAACTGTAGTTTTTGTGAAGCATAAAATCAGGGTTTCAtccacatctttttttatttaattttgaaatctgaaaaatgaaattaatttactcCAAACCTGCACTCACTAGAAATTATTCTATCAGTGTCATATtctatcacaaatcatttttattaaccatttaaacagaatgtcgtattaggcctaaatataaaacccgattccaaaaaaaattgtgacattgtgaataaaaacaaaatacaccatagatgacatatcaaatgtttaaactgagaaaaggtatcaatttaagggaaaaataagttgattttaaatttcatggcatcaacacatctcaaaaaaagttgggacaaggccatgtttaccactgtgtgtcatcacctcttctttttataacagtctgcaaatgtctggggactgtggagacaagttggtcaagtttaggaacaggaa is from Carassius gibelio isolate Cgi1373 ecotype wild population from Czech Republic chromosome B22, carGib1.2-hapl.c, whole genome shotgun sequence and encodes:
- the LOC127987106 gene encoding SLAM family member 5 isoform X2; translation: MEGDSVTLNTDLTEIPEDDEILWKYGAEKSLIAQIRRAAGVFSTSDVPDGRFRDRLKLDRQTGSLTITNTRTEHTGEYQLEIRRAKLSSQTYHVSVYARLPVPVITRDCSSSSSSSQQNCSLLCSVVNVGHVTLSWYKGHSLLSSISVSDLSISLSLPLEVEYQEKNSYSCVINNPITNQTTHLDISKLCQPCSEVHIHSCDTVEAVMRLVVTALMGVASAAAAVLLLNDVRSARG
- the LOC127987106 gene encoding SLAM family member 5 isoform X1; this translates as MIHTFVLFCLFFWRLIGVFSESVSVMEGDSVTLNTDLTEIPEDDEILWKYGAEKSLIAQIRRAAGVFSTSDVPDGRFRDRLKLDRQTGSLTITNTRTEHTGEYQLEIRRAKLSSQTYHVSVYARLPVPVITRDCSSSSSSSQQNCSLLCSVVNVGHVTLSWYKGHSLLSSISVSDLSISLSLPLEVEYQEKNSYSCVINNPITNQTTHLDISKLCQPCSEVHIHSCDTVEAVMRLVVTALMGVASAAAAVLLLNDVRSARG